The following proteins are encoded in a genomic region of Gossypium hirsutum isolate 1008001.06 chromosome D05, Gossypium_hirsutum_v2.1, whole genome shotgun sequence:
- the LOC121202851 gene encoding uncharacterized protein — translation MRLTILEKQTTQGLETPGTAGDLKGENRSRRRSYMASPSSSSSSPRLRPRCTCSNQPGSAPCSKHGYMVPRQNTKRYGGNKEIIRRAITPNRKMTLRWWNFRPTPSRLSNMTMA, via the coding sequence ATGCGGTTGACCATCCTTGAGAAACAAACTACACAAGGTTTAGAAACTCCGGGAACCGCCGGAGATCTGAAGGGGGAGAATCGGAGTCGTAGAAGAAGTTACATGGCTTCACCGTCTTCTTCGTCGTCGTCTCCTAGACTGCGACCGAGGTGTACGTGTTCGAACCAACCGGGTTCGGCACCATGTAGCAAGCATGGTTACATGGTGCCAAGGCAGAACACGAAGAGATATGGTGGTAACAAAGAGATAATAAGGAGGGCAATAACACCAAATCGGAAGATGACACTTAGGTGGTGGAATTTCAGGCCAACACCAAGCAGGCTTTCTAACATGACTATGGCTTAA